The window TGAGCTCACTAACATTTATTTTGAATAACTATTCTAACTACATGATATTCATTTCTTTTTCGGCGCATTCTTGCAAGttcttttgttatgcccttcacCTCCACAATTGCCACATGACACCTTGTATTTCTTTGACTTTATTTCATCAAATGTTTTATATCTTTCCTTGTGAGGTCTCCCTGGCTGCCTTTTATCTCCCGCCGGTGGCTTTACTACCTCATCCAAAATATGTTGTGGCACATCCCATTTGCCTTCATCAGGAAGAGGATTTACTGGCATTTCATAGGTAAGCAGAAGGCTCTTCCTTGTGTAATACGGAGAGCAATAGTTTTCGTATATTTCATTCCTATGCCTTAATGCTGCCAAAGCATGCGCACATGGAAGTTCATCAAGTTGGAATTGTCCATAGCTACATTTCTTGTTTTCTAGACACACCATGTACCGCTTCACACCATCTAACACAGTATGTATATGATCtgttgaagccctcacctacaattgaagaccaaacagaaataataatacatcaATCATTAAAATGGATTATCAACAATTTACCTACAAATCAGCAACAAATATATTACAGCTCATCTACAAACTATTATTACCGACAATTTGACTACAGTTTAACTACAATCTGGAAACACTGCAGCTAGTACTTTTTTTTTCTACTGCACCAAAAAAAATATCTTACCCTTAGTTTCTGAGATAATGTACTGTTGTCTTCCAATTCTTTGTTGTATTTGTGACCAAGGTATGTGAAAGTACCCTTTGCCTTCGATAACTTTTCTTTTGTCCAACGTTCAAGAAGAGTCCTCATATACTCAATTAGATCAAATATTGGAAGCTCTCTTGCATCTTTTGTTACTGCATTCAACGACTCGGCAATGTTTGACGTCATAGTAAAAGTTCTATTCACCGTTGTATGTACTCTTGACCATCTATGATAGCCAATATCATATAGGTAAGACTTTACACGCGGGTCTACCTCTTCAATCTTCAAcatcctttcattaaattcatccagAGTGTATGACCGTGCTGTAGCAAAGTACAATTCATGTAATTGTAGATGTCCCTTCTTGAATTTTGACCTTATATTTGTCCATATATGCCACATGCAAGAGTAGTGTGCCATGCCCAGATAGACAACTGATGTTGCCTTCAGTATACTCTCATGCCTATCTGAAACAACACACATTGAAGGTCTTTCACCATATGCCtccttgaattgctcaaagaaccacTTCCAAGACGCGTCGTTTTCAGAATCAACCACAGCATATGCCAAGGGCAAAATAGTACCTACATTTTTAGACATAAAATATGATTAAATAACAACTACaatatatattgagaatatagacAAGTTAACTACATTCTTTTATAtaactacaaaataactacaacatAACTACAGTTTAACTGCATTTTAAAGACTGTCTACAAAATAAGTACAAAATTATTCCATTATTTACCTGCTGCATCCATGGTGCTTGCTGTCAGCATAATCCCCCTGTAGGCTGACTTTAAGAATGTCCCATCAACCACTACTACCGGCCTACAATGTTGCCAACCATTTATTGATGTACAAAGAGCAACAAATGCGTATAAGAAGCAATCATCTGCTGCCTTCTTCAATTTAACAACAGAaccaggataattcttctcaagaatataaaaatatttgggtaatttGTTGTAGGAGTCAC is drawn from Nicotiana tabacum cultivar K326 chromosome 22, ASM71507v2, whole genome shotgun sequence and contains these coding sequences:
- the LOC142176078 gene encoding uncharacterized protein LOC142176078, producing MLKSNGNWDNYGRFRDFEVDAIVVDDNASYGILSSTIGEQLSIDTSNKIIEIKYIVNENCPPMEIRNDMGVRVYMESKKENKNLGLYPLCISVRDFNMELAINNESTSACSSGSLNLLEFPSSPAIEEYQSEIITESTQTYIEEGQVYQDKQTVAAAMKNYSVMHKFQFRVKRSSHRSYWLICVAESCKWHFKATSINDSAMFKIRSFSRQHTCYLMDETFIQRKRTAAVLGSMVVPKYCDPKTVYTPKDIQTDMLSEHGLNLSYTPVVVVDGTFLKSAYRGIMLTASTMDAAGTILPLAYAVVDSENDASWKWFFEQFKEAYGERPSMCVVSDRHESILKATSVVYLGMAHYSCMWHIWTNIRSKFKKGHLQLHELYFATARSYTLDEFNERMLKIEEVDPRVKSYLYDIGYHRWSRVHTTVNRTFTMTSNIAESLNAVTKDARELPIFDLIEYMRTLLERWTKEKLSKAKGTFTYLGHKYNKELEDNSTLSQKLRVRASTDHIHTVLDGVKRYMVCLENKKCSYGQFQLDELPCAHALAALRHRNEIYENYCSPYYTRKSLLLTYEMPVNPLPDEGKWDVPQHILDEVVKPPAGDKRQPGRPHKERYKTFDEIKSKKYKVSCGNCGGEGHNKRTCKNAPKKK